The following DNA comes from Rosa rugosa chromosome 5, drRosRugo1.1, whole genome shotgun sequence.
atatatttcaTTCAACACTTTGGATTTATAATTTGAAGTAACATAATTTAGGGGAATTTAGTCCAAATTACAGTATAGGGGATGAGGGATGGCACTCCAGCTAACCCAAAAATTTCTGTTGAACATTATGTTTTGTGTTCTGTAGCTGGTTTTAACTTACAGTTTTGACAGAAAATAGTAGGCACTCTCTGCTCCTCTACTAAAATTATTtggaattgaatcaattgatgcTTCGTTAATGCAATTGCTTGTTGTTAATGTTTATTAAAACAATTACTGATTCTCTGGAAAATCCAGTGGATGATCTTTTTCGTGGGGGATAAAATCTTGTAGAATTTCCAAACATAGAAAAGGGTGGTGTTGAGTGCACTGTGTGCTTTGATCCGGTTTGAACTCAAAGTTGCAGACCTTGTTTCTGACTTTCTATATTTTCCGACTTTTAAGTGAGCAAGTGTGCTACTTAGCAGTTTAGGTGATTTGCTATAGAATTTAGTGATGGTTTGCACTCATCTCTGGAAAACAGACATGCAACCTCTGTTTGGAAAATGTTCAAGGCTTTAGGCATGCATTATGGTTGAAAATGTTGTGGGATAGTGTGCCAGTATTCACATCATTCTCGTTCTCTCAAACCCACATTCAATTTTGTGAGAATTTTGGCTATAACTTGTTTGCATTTTGTTATGGGGTGTTTGGTTGCTGAGAAGGTTTACGACTTTGAAAAGGAAGGGCCTTTCTCTGTAAATGGGTGTTTTGCTTTGTTGAGAATTTAAGGTGGAGAAATGGAATGTGGgtttgtttgtgtttttgtttttgttttcactCCTGGTATCCCAGAACtctacattttctttttcttttcgggTTTTCCTTCTGCGTTTTGGTTTTTCTGGTTTCTAGTAGCTATTAGGGAGTTGTTCATTGCCCCATAAATATAATGAGataatatatatgcatgcagaTGATGGCGTCAAATAAGGCCTCAAGTGACGACAATAGCGAAAGAATGAAGAGAAGAAGACTCAGAGAAATGTTTCCTGCCAACAAAGGCGAGACCAATGAATCAATTCATGTTAGTACCGGATTCTACATTAGTGTGTTTGAAGGTATGTCTTTGTTGAAGTCTGAAGTAGCTGCTATAAAGTCTGATGTGGGGAGGCTTAGATCAACGCTGGGATGTTTGGAACCCAATATTGAGACATTGAGACAAAAAATAATTGAAGTACAAGACTTAGCCTGTGAACTGAAAGTTGGTGGGATTGAAGGTATTGTTGGTGAGGTAATACATGTTGTGACAACAATGTGGCCAAACACCTTGCATAAGGTTGCTGAAAATGTTATACAACCCATGGATGAGAATGGTGAGCACAATTTGGTGGCTGACATTCGCAAGGAGTCACGAAAGAGGAAATTTTGTCTCAGCTCTCCATTATCATTGGACAGCCGTGTGAAGCACCGAATATGTGAGGAAATCCCTGCAAATGAGGTAACTTTGAAACATTGCTAGGGCATGACAATATACTTTAGAAGCAGTTTTGTTTATCTACCAAATGACTGTACCAATATACGAGTTATTGACACTAAACCATTTAATAGGTTGACCGTATGGAAGATAAGAGGATGACAGgaaaagcaaaggaaaaaaatgGCACGGTGGAAGAGGCTAAAcatagaaaaagaaacaagaaatttCCGTTGATGGGAAAGATATCACGAAAGGATTCTAAGGTCTTAAAGTTCTTGTTTAGGAAGCCAAGAAGAGGACATAAGTCCAGGTTAGTAAACACATTATAAGTTCAATAAAAAATGAATCATTATATGAAATATATGTTGGACGTGTATTTCTTTATGCTTTTGCCACATGTGGCTCTTTGCATTAGCCTCAATGCACCGGTGATCCATTTAGAGATAACAATTTACCATCGATGGGGAAACCTTTTGAAAGTTTTTTATTTGATTAACTGAATATCCTGATTAATGATCCAACAACAATGCAAATTTTGGTGAAATGTACCCACCCGAATAGGCAAAATAATTACTTTAAGCAAATTGGATTATTACAGGTGCTTTGATTGGTCCAATAATGAAGTACAATTTGTATGAGTAGTTAATGATGTCTTGGATGATGAATAGCCAAAAATATGTTCGTGAGATATTGTTTttaaggaaaattctacaatatgtgttaacgtatgacatgcatacaattgccttaaaagtggtaaaatgagtcctcaaaatagtaatattagtcctcaaagtggtaacataagtccttaaagtggtaaattttcttagttaccacatgagtcctcaaaatagtaatattagtcctcaaagtggtaacatgagtccttaaagtggtaaattttcttagtttatcatatgagtcctcaaaatagtaatattagtcctcaaagtggtaacatgagtccttaaagtggtaaaaatagttgatgtatgagaaatgttaacataccatagctttaccctgtTTTTAATATCAAATGCAGTATATGTTATTTATGTAGCAGGGAGATGCGTATGAAAATATGAAATGCAGTATATGTTATCTATATGTTCGTGAGATATTGTTTTAGTCTTTTGGTAGTGAACTTGGCTATGATTCTTCTAAGAAAATGTCCTAGATGATGATTTGGAGGTAAGCTGAGTCAGCCAACATCAATGCTTCTAGTTCCCTTTATTTGTGATCTAATTCAGTAGTGGTTCGAGCATGACTATCAgagtccttttctttttaagtgAGAAATAATCAGCTTATTACGTTCGTGAACCACTCCGTTGTCACAAGACACATTTCTCATCTTTCCAGTCAGCTTGTATCATTGCCTCAATCTCTTTTCTTTCGAAAGCAATCACATTATGTCATGAGTGGTACTGTACATAGATCATGAATGTAGGTATATGCATTGAATCTTTTTTCCATCAATGCTATATGAAGTTTCCGcgcatcttttgtcaataattCATTTGACTTTTGGTTGCTATTGTGACCGCAGAAAGAATTATTGTTTTTGACCAATGCATTAAATGAATAATACAGGGATGAAGTTGCCTGCAGTGGAGAGTTTGGGGTTTCCCATGAGGATATCCAATGTCTTTGGCCGACAGTCCCAATTTCTTCCAAGGTATGTGACCGCACTACGCTTACTAAGTTACTATTGTGTCAAAATCTAGTGCAATCCACACATTGCACATACTGCTGTAATCTTAATATGTGAGATGACTAAAAAATTTTCAGGTCATAAACATTTGGACTGCGTACATGTCTCAGACCAAGTCCAACTCATGGTTCTTACCTACTTTCTTTGCGGTACAAAGAAATTACATTGGTTGCAATAACTCTGCTATTGTATCTATAAATAAACAATGTTGATAATGACTCCTAAGTTAATGTCTTCATGCATAGGAACAAGCCGGGTCAAATGAGGATCCATCCAATGTACCTGTTTCAATTGCATCAACAATAGTTGCTTGTGGGCTGCAGAGGTTCCATAGGCGGTTGAAGCATTGTGTTGAGGTAATAAAGGGTGAATTCGTTGTATGGATATTGTTTTGCTTGTCATGTGTATAATCCCCGGTGCTTTTGCAGATTTTCATCCCATTGTATGATGAAATCGCCGACCATTGGTTTTTGTTGGTTATGAAACTAAAGGAGAAAATTGCTGAGTTGTGGGATAGTGTGCCAGAATTCACATCATTGAATAGACGACTTGAGATAGCAAGAGCCACCGTAAGGGTTATGTTAGTAATTGTTGGATTTCGATTGCTTTTATctgctaatatatatatatttttttttgaatttagaTGCTTCTACTGCAGACGGTGTTTGGAAGTGCAATGACGAAGTCCTCAGATGCTTATTACAATTTTCCCTCATTTCGCCTCTCATTTCCAGAGGGTAACCAAACCACAGACAACAAATATGACAGCGGGATTTACATCATGATGCAGATGAAGTGTTATTCGGATAAGTGGTTTGAAGGCGtacgttttcaaaaaaaatttagaatgaCACCTAACCATGTGATGATCATTACCATTTCatagctaatttttttttcttttcatttatgaACAGTATAATTCGGAAGAGATGCGGTCTGCACTTGCACTTGAAATTGTCAATAATTCGAGCAATGAATTATTGAAATCGGTGATGAGAGCTGTCATGAAAGGTGAAGGTTGCGGAGAAGGTATTTCTAATGCTGCGAAGGCCACAAAATCCAATGCGGAGGCCACACAGTCCAATGCTGTCGTTGCAACTGACTGTGACACAACTACAgacattatccatgagaaggttCCTAACGGTCGGAAATGTCGCAGCCATCGCAGGAGAAAATCCCGAGTCTGATGATGATTTGGACAATATTTAGCCATCCCGAATTTGTAATGACTGACAAACTCGGTTTCACTTGTGTCACCCTTCTACTTGCCAATACCCAATAGTGTACCACTCTCCAAAAGGGCTGAAGAATTGGCCTATGCTATACAATGTTGTCGAGAGATCACAAAAGCAATGTTAAGGAAGATAAAACCAGATCATCTTGCACTTAGACTGGGTGTTTGAGTTTAGATATTTAAGATACAGCTCCATTATTTGTATTGGTTTTCTGTATATGTTCAAATGAAGCAAAGTTAACCTTAATGAGATTAGTTTTCCTATAACTGAAATCTGTTATATGTTTTGCAAGTTTTGAAGAAGAATATTTTATACACAACTTATAAGATGCAATGACCAGCAAAGAAATACACCATTGCAGTGCAGTAGTGGGCAAAAGTTTTAATACTGTATGTGGTTGATTTTTGGGTCTGAGGCTGTGTATCGACTCTGGATATGAAATTAGGTCTGTTGGCAGTAGAAACAAATATGAAACCCCTTGCTTCACTTGTACTATCAATCAAGAAGCCCTTTTCATCTTTTAGTTTTTCTTGGAATGAAATTCAAGGTTACTTCTCTGAATGTTATAACGCATGTCGTACTTGCCTACTCGGCCTATCAAAAATCCGAAATGATTGTTGTACATGTAAGGAAATGAGGAACTGACAAGAATTCTCTGCTTAATTTGATAATGGACGACACCTTCTGAACACTATTCTATATAGATAATGCACACCGGTATCGTTATCTGTTACCTATAGTACTATCTTTTATCTCTTGAAGTTCTATAGCAAGTATAATTGATAATTTACCAACAGGTTGTATCCACAATCGCTGAAACGTTAATTGAATACATAAGAAAAACTCCAAGCCGTTCACAAATATCAGTTTACAAAATTTACCAACTCCCTTTTCACAAAATACGACATCACCATGTTCGACAATTAACTTGGCAACATAGAGTCCACTATAAAATATACCATTCTATGGtaattttcaaaaaatttaAGGGGTCGGCAACACTGCAGTTTCTCTTACTTCTCTACTTCCAGAGATGCGAGCTAAGCATCTGTCCACTGTCACATGCAAGTCTCCCACCTCGTTCTTCGGATGCCTTAGACACTCGACCACCAAACTTGCACGCTCAATATCCGAATTGTACTGCACATTTCAAAATTTGGTCTTCATCAGTACTATTAATTTAAATTGATGAATTCATTTGCTCCACCCATTAAACATATCAATAAATTGATGCAATATAATTGGTTTACCGTAGCAGCCCAATCGATACCATATCGCTGCATATTCCTAATGACAAAAACACCGCAGTCTGTATCATTCTTCTGTCGAGGTCCAGCTCCATCAGCCTTGAAGGGAAGGGTTCCGAAGGCAAACAACCGATTTGCATGTCTCGACATAGCGTCTCCATAAATGTGATCCAGCATGTCCAACTAATGCAACATATAACAACTGTGCTTAATATGTCTTCAATCAAGTAAAACATGTAAACTTATGTTTGAGGAAATTAAGATCAAACTACACCTATAGTATGTGGATATTTTGTAGCTTATTTATGTTACTTGAAGAACCATACCGCTGCCCGTGCATCTCTTTGTCGGGATATTGTTTTGGAAGGATTTGGAGCACTATCAAGGATCTCTGCAGACCTATCTCTGACATGCACCACCAACAAATACCAATGTGCATCCTTCTCTTGTATTTCTGGCTCGTGCATTGGGATAAAAATCTGGTCAATACAAGCCTAGTTAGTCCTATTGAAAGCACCCACATTACTTTGAAGATGGCAGTATAAGTATATGAATCTTAaactcaacaacacaaaacaTGGACAGACCCTCttttcagaagaagaagaagaagaagaaaacatggACATACCCTTCTGCATTTGGCAAATTGGCCAATGAACCTGTCAAGCCTACTTAGTCTTTTAGTCTGTTGAATCCATTCTTGAGTTGACATGTTGTCTCCCATTTTTATAGAGTTTCTCTGCAATCACATGAACATCTACGAACATTGAGATATCACCCAATTCAGTTGGTACGAACAAATAATGTAGGTAATGAACCTCGCTTGTTATGTTGATCAAATTCTGGAATACTTACCCCGAAGTATGTTGGGACATACCAATCCTCCTTTCCTATTTCGTTAAGGTACTCCACAAATATATTTATAACCTGCAAAGAGTGTGTAGGGGTTATTAGACTGtgtataacttttttttttttgttaattacaAAAATACATTGTAATCACTCACCAGGCTGCAGACAAGCTCCCTTGGACCAAGGCATTGAAGATCAGTCCTTGTGACGTGCATTCCTTCGACACTCGCAACTACGGCACTGTCAAGATGTGTTACTAACCGATATGCTTATAAATAGACTTAGAGCCAACAAATAAAAAAGAGTCGCAGACCTTAGAGCCAAAACTTAAACAGAATCACAGACCTTATAGCCAATAACTAAACTTAAACAGATACTAATCTGGAACTGAAAGCCCTTGCGCAAATTGAAAGATTACAACTGACTCAACTTACACAAAAGCACAGATTTTCATAGACAATTTACATCTTTGGATATGGATAGATAACTTTGTGCAGTACTTGATCAATAAATGCCATCAAAAGGGATAGGTGATAATATCCATATCATTTGTTCCAGTGAAACTATTCTGGAACTCAACAATATGTGCAATTTCCCAACATCATACGGTAGACCAAGACAATGAATGACAATTGCTCACTTTTTGAAAATTGTCATAAAATCATAGCAATTTAGATTTTCCACAAATTGTCCATAATCAGTTACCGTAATTTTAGTTAACCTTACCGATAGTCCAAATCATTCTGCTCCATATCCATAAATATAAACTTCAAAAGATCCATGTCGTCCTTAGAAGTACCCCGATTGACACGGAATGGGCCGGCATCAATAGTCCCCTTCCCCCACCCCTTCAAATGTGACTTCTTTCGACCCGGAATTGCACTCTTCTTAAATAGTGCACGAACAATGTGCCTAGGTGCCACAGTTggtatctttttatttttctccttaCTGCTCCTACGCATAGCCTTTGGACCCTCAATGGGGCTCACTGAACAATCAGATAGAGTTGGTTGAAGTTCTTTTCCATTGTTCCGGTTCACCTTGACCTGCAACAGATAGAATTTGGAAAGGTCCCTTGTCATTATCACTTCCAACCAACAAAATTTGTGTTATGTTTACAACAAAGTACATGTTCAGAAGCACTATTAAGCATTTCTTTATACGTACTTAGTATCTTGATTAACGCAGGGTTGTAATTGGTTGACAACAATtataaaacaaacaaatttagTCTTCAATTATCACAAGACATACCTGATCATTATGTATTGTCTGTGCATTGACATTATTGCAATATAAGATCATGCAACTTGAATCCTGTGAATTATCCCCTTTAGATTTAGAATTCTTTCCCCCATTGAAGTGTGCGCTGTTACTCCTTGCCTCTGTTATTGCTCTCTCCATGACTTTAGGTCTCACACCAAGCATATGATCTAATTGGGGTTTGTATTGTTTGAATACCTCTGCGGCAGCAGCGGTCGCGGTTTCCTTCCTAGCTGACAAAATCTCAGTTCGAACTCCTTCAATCATTTCAGCCAATTTTGCAATAAGAGCTACGTTTTCCTTCATATAGTGCACATCATTTTTCACACTTTCTATCTCTGACCACATCTCCTCCACCTGTGCAAAAACTATTTCCTCCACTGTTATCCCACCTTCATAGTTCTCCAATACATTCTTTTTCATCCAAGTGTCACCTATCTCATGTGCCCAGACTCTGTTATTTTCTGAGGTAACGCCTCCATTATTCTTAACGAACTGCACCAAATTTGCGGCCTTGTCAACTCCCCAGTATATGACTGGTGTGATTGTCTTGTCAACCCATCCCAAACTTGTCCCAACGGCTTCAAAGTAAAACAGTTGGAGAAACAAGAAACATGCACCGCCAATGGCATAGTCGTTGCGCGACCTTGTGAGTACACCATCCATCAACTTGCTGAAGCAATATGTGGCCCAATTAAGATCCCCTATCGAACTGCTTGTTATCATGGCCATAAGCAATATGTAGTCGACCCCTTCACTATTGGTTGGGCACAATAAGGCCGACATTGCGTACAATACGTAGGCCACTCTAAATATTTGGTCCACATCCACCCTTCGAAGAACAACCTCCTTCAACGAGGATAATGTTATGTTCCCATCTAAACCAGCTAACTCTTGTTTGACATGCGCAACAACCGCTGTGTTACTATCTCCACTAAAACTTACATCCAGTCCCCCGTCTCTGACTCCCATAATACGCTCAAAATCAGATGCATGTATGCTGAAAGTCTTTCCATGTATAACCACTGTTTCATTCAGAGGTTCAAGGCCGTCGACCATCATTTTCCATACCTGGTCATGTAGTTGAGGGCATCCTATACTCTGAAGTGAACCAAAACCCATCTCCCATATAGCTGAAATCTTATCGATGGGAAGGGCCCGGACTGTGTTGATGAAGTCAATATGAGGCTGAGCTCTTATCCCCCATGATGCCTCCCATTGCAAACTTTTCAAGGACATGGCCTTCCCTTCCATTCCCAACAATAATTTTCGCTAAGAACCCTCACCTCCTGTAAAAGAATAattgctttctttcttctctctttttacGATACTCACTCTCCATACATATGCAACCAAAGCTTCTGGAGAACAATACATTAAGAGCATTGCGTTGTTCTATACTAGACCCTTCAAGTCTTCTAGGGAAGAGAATAGGTACACCACATCCAATTAATTTCATCTGCACACCTTCTTTGAGCACTGAAACGtccctttttttattctttttctgtTCTCCAATACAGAGACTGAAGCTTGGGCTATAACACATAGACACACGTCGATTTTTCTATCTCTTTTCCCACCaacttttcaattttgaaaatgAGAGTCCGCGCCACTGTTGTAATCTCATTCCATGTTAACTTCTGTTAATGACTTAATGTAGTGTAATGCAACTAGGATTTCTATTCCATTTTAAATCCTCTATTAGTGAAGTAGTGTGATGGAACTAGGATTTCTATTCCAGCTATTACTGAAGTAGTGTAACACAACTACGATGGAGATTCCATGTGAAATCCCACTACGAAAGTAGTGTAATGCAGCAAGGATTTCCATTCCATATATGTGAATTCTTATTAAGGACGAACAAAATAAGAGTGCAACTGCATTAAACTAAATGATGAAAGTACATAAAGATCCCATTGGCATTGGATTAAGATCGAAGTCAAGGAAAACCATACTACCGTACCAAAGTGCCACAAAACATTCAGAAGCATCTTCAAAGCGATGGGATACAACAAGAACTAAATGATGAAAGTCGATAAATAGTCTGAAATTTGTCACTAAATATCTTAAACTTTATCCACATCAggattgtcacgccccgaattttgaataataagttcaaatccgaaacatgaattaaaccacttaatcaaataaacgttctgaatttttttctcaaaacaacctcaccacacgatacacaaacttcaaatttcgaaacctcgagttcattattacaattcactctcacaagaaatattgtaaagctctaaatgagcataacacacctcaccggctcacaaagcaattcagattgacacaattgcagctactctacgcagctcgatctccgtcctgattctcttgacctgtaggattacccgctacacaatttgaatagtgtaccgggattgcaacaacacaaacccggtaagcttttgacagcccgtatgagtaaacaaggaattgcacgactttaaagaacaaatcaatttaagtgattcttagtataaaaattgaagtgcacaacgtcacttcaaacatcaatcaactcacatctcaccatgaccatccaaacaactaaactttccctttccagtatatactcaagggtatatgatagttataaaaacccctccacgcagcatgtcatactcaaagacacataaaaacttgaggttatccctcaaacagtatgatggcagacagactagagctctaactgaatcgtaacctgtcaccttggccaaggttcaatcttacgataatacgtgtcataatcatcgacacacgatgaagacacctgccactatcatcgacgcacgatgaaaacacttgccacaatcatcgacacacgatgaaaatacttggcactttcatcgacacacgatgagaacacttgccacaatcatcgacacacgatgaaaatactgggcactttcatcgacacacgatgagaacacttgccacaatcatcgacacacgatgagaatacttgacaccatcatcgacacacgatgagaacacttgacactaacatataattcgtctacacatttcaactatcgcactttactcaactactctttatcacgaacaactcaatacatcacacaatgtcataactttcaatatatatttcacgtaaatatatatatatatacgtaatcacctacacaagagtgactactaataccatctatagttcacatgcaataaaaacaagaaattcatttttatacttaaattcattttcct
Coding sequences within:
- the LOC133710190 gene encoding uncharacterized protein LOC133710190 isoform X2, translating into MRFSDSIPNPEFFLAFTPPTELKFPFEPPNPKEAVKWFYLASFQGYVRAQYQLAISLYQGRGADRNMKEAMMASNKASSDDNSERMKRRRLREMFPANKGETNESIHVSTGFYISVFEGMSLLKSEVAAIKSDVGRLRSTLGCLEPNIETLRQKIIEVQDLACELKVGGIEGIVGEVIHVVTTMWPNTLHKVAENVIQPMDENGEHNLVADIRKESRKRKFCLSSPLSLDSRVKHRICEEIPANEVDRMEDKRMTGKAKEKNGTVEEAKHRKRNKKFPLMGKISRKDSKVLKFLFRKPRRGHKSRDEVACSGEFGVSHEDIQCLWPTVPISSKVINIWTAYMSQTKSNSWFLPTFFAEQAGSNEDPSNVPVSIASTIVACGLQRFHRRLKHCVEIFIPLYDEIADHWFLLVMKLKEKIAELWDSVPEFTSLNRRLEIARATTVFGSAMTKSSDAYYNFPSFRLSFPEGNQTTDNKYDSGIYIMMQMKCYSDKWFEGYNSEEMRSALALEIVNNSSNELLKSVMRAVMKGEGCGEGISNAAKATKSNAEATQSNAVVATDCDTTTDIIHEKVPNGRKCRSHRRRKSRV
- the LOC133710190 gene encoding uncharacterized protein LOC133710190 isoform X1; protein product: MRFSDSIPNPEFFLAFTPPTELKFPFEPPNPKEAVKWFYLASFQGYVRAQYQLAISLYQGRGADRNMKEAMMASNKASSDDNSERMKRRRLREMFPANKGETNESIHVSTGFYISVFEGMSLLKSEVAAIKSDVGRLRSTLGCLEPNIETLRQKIIEVQDLACELKVGGIEGIVGEVIHVVTTMWPNTLHKVAENVIQPMDENGEHNLVADIRKESRKRKFCLSSPLSLDSRVKHRICEEIPANEVDRMEDKRMTGKAKEKNGTVEEAKHRKRNKKFPLMGKISRKDSKVLKFLFRKPRRGHKSRDEVACSGEFGVSHEDIQCLWPTVPISSKVINIWTAYMSQTKSNSWFLPTFFAEQAGSNEDPSNVPVSIASTIVACGLQRFHRRLKHCVEIFIPLYDEIADHWFLLVMKLKEKIAELWDSVPEFTSLNRRLEIARATMLLLQTVFGSAMTKSSDAYYNFPSFRLSFPEGNQTTDNKYDSGIYIMMQMKCYSDKWFEGYNSEEMRSALALEIVNNSSNELLKSVMRAVMKGEGCGEGISNAAKATKSNAEATQSNAVVATDCDTTTDIIHEKVPNGRKCRSHRRRKSRV
- the LOC133709475 gene encoding uncharacterized protein LOC133709475, which produces MSRHANRLFAFGTLPFKADGAGPRQKNDTDCGVFVIRNMQRYGIDWAATYNSDIERASLVVECLRHPKNEVGDLHVTVDRCLARISGSREVRETAVLPTP